The Sesamum indicum cultivar Zhongzhi No. 13 linkage group LG6, S_indicum_v1.0, whole genome shotgun sequence genome has a segment encoding these proteins:
- the LOC105163512 gene encoding CLAVATA3/ESR (CLE)-related protein TDIF — MDIDFLWSLGGCIRFLHPRNCMATSLMRINSSSSSSSPSPFSLLEIPTKPHHFFFFFGLLFVLLAVVSSSGSDPSVTAAASSALPPHETLFSGERAAAKTVDFQPRKKASNPHASKPKGYKDDDGDRRQFEASDHEVPSGPNPISNR, encoded by the coding sequence ATGGATATTGATTTCTTGTGGTCTCTTGGGGGGTGCATCAGGTTTCTACATCCAAGAAATTGCATGGCAACATCACTGATGAGGATCaactcatcatcatcttcttcttctccatcacCCTTCTCACTTCTTGAAATCCCGACAAAACCCCaccatttcttcttcttcttcggcCTTCTCTTCGTCCTCCTCGCCGTCGTCAGCTCCTCAGGCAGCGACCCCTCCGTGACGGCTGCGGCCTCATCAGCTCTCCCACCCCATGAAACCCTTTTCTCAGGCGAAAGGGCTGCTGCCAAAACAGTGGATTTCCAGCCCAGGAAGAAGGCCAGCAATCCGCATGCATCCAAACCCAAAGGTTACaaagatgatgatggtgatcgTCGTCAGTTTGAAGCAAGTGATCATGAGGTTCCCAGTGGGCCAAACCCTATTTCCAACAGGTAA